From the genome of Candidatus Paceibacterota bacterium, one region includes:
- a CDS encoding transglutaminase domain-containing protein, with protein MSLLGSLAFLGCLLSAGWARAVTLAELRADPKLTPERLIAYFADFKFEANRQVRQPEAFLASRSGDCDDFATLAADLLREKGYSPRLVAVYMPNEVHVVCYVAETQSYLDYNRRRQPSPLVRCDGDLGVIAARVAESFRTSWRSVSEFTFTKGVRRFVTTVFH; from the coding sequence GTGTCGTTGCTCGGCAGTCTGGCATTCCTCGGCTGCCTGCTGTCGGCCGGATGGGCGAGGGCGGTGACCCTTGCGGAATTGCGGGCCGACCCCAAGCTGACGCCGGAGCGGCTGATAGCATACTTCGCCGACTTCAAGTTTGAGGCGAACCGGCAGGTCCGCCAACCCGAGGCGTTTCTGGCCAGCCGTTCCGGCGATTGCGACGACTTCGCCACGCTGGCCGCCGATCTGTTGCGCGAGAAAGGCTACTCCCCCCGGCTGGTGGCGGTCTACATGCCGAACGAGGTGCACGTCGTCTGTTATGTCGCCGAGACGCAGAGCTACCTTGACTACAATCGGCGCCGGCAACCCTCTCCGCTGGTGCGGTGCGATGGGGACCTGGGCGTGATTGCTGCCCGGGTCGCCGAGTCGTTCCGCACGTCCTGGCGTTCGGTGTCCGAGTTTACGTTCACCAAGGGTGTCAGGCGCTTCGTCACGACGGTCTTCCACTGA
- the dctP gene encoding TRAP transporter substrate-binding protein DctP: MSLRALIRVTVWVALSLALGAPNLHAAGKTTRLKLGTIAPAGTSYHKSLQSMGEKWRKASDGAVQLVIFPGGTQGSEADMVGLMQTGNLDAAMITAEGLSQIDKDATALQIMPMAFRNLEEVDYLNEKLRPKLEAKLSAKGYLVLFWSDSGWVRFFSKSPVVYPDDLRKLKVFSWAGNANQFDLWKASGFSPVELETSGIAQGLLSGTISAVPTVPIFALAAQLDTQARHMLEINWGPLVGAAVVTKRSWNRVPAAARDAMLKIADETGQQIKTAGRAENDAAVAAMVKRGLVVHPMTPEAEAKWLDAIDKVKDQIPGKIVPADTFDEAQRLLKQRRAGTASK; the protein is encoded by the coding sequence GTGTCCCTCCGTGCTTTGATCCGGGTCACCGTCTGGGTAGCCCTGAGCCTGGCGCTGGGTGCCCCCAACCTCCACGCGGCTGGGAAGACCACCCGCCTGAAACTTGGCACGATTGCCCCGGCCGGCACCTCTTACCACAAGAGCCTCCAGTCCATGGGCGAGAAATGGCGCAAAGCCTCGGACGGCGCCGTGCAACTGGTGATCTTCCCCGGCGGCACGCAGGGAAGCGAAGCGGATATGGTGGGCCTGATGCAGACCGGCAACCTGGACGCCGCCATGATCACCGCCGAAGGTCTGTCGCAAATTGACAAGGACGCCACGGCGTTGCAGATCATGCCCATGGCTTTCCGCAACCTGGAGGAGGTGGATTACCTCAACGAAAAGCTGCGCCCGAAGCTCGAAGCAAAGTTGTCCGCCAAGGGCTACCTCGTGCTGTTCTGGAGCGACTCAGGCTGGGTGCGCTTCTTCTCGAAGTCGCCCGTGGTGTATCCCGATGACCTGCGCAAGTTGAAGGTTTTCTCCTGGGCGGGCAATGCCAACCAGTTTGACCTGTGGAAAGCCAGCGGTTTCAGCCCGGTGGAGCTGGAAACTTCCGGCATCGCCCAGGGGCTGTTATCGGGCACCATCAGCGCGGTGCCCACCGTTCCTATCTTCGCCCTGGCGGCGCAGTTGGACACGCAGGCCAGGCACATGCTCGAAATCAACTGGGGGCCGCTTGTGGGCGCCGCGGTCGTGACGAAGAGAAGTTGGAACCGGGTGCCGGCCGCCGCTCGCGACGCCATGCTCAAGATCGCCGACGAAACCGGCCAGCAGATCAAGACCGCCGGTCGGGCGGAAAACGACGCTGCCGTGGCTGCCATGGTCAAGCGCGGACTGGTCGTCCACCCAATGACGCCGGAAGCGGAGGCCAAATGGCTGGATGCCATCGACAAGGTGAAGGACCAAATCCCCGGCAAGATTGTGCCGGCAGACACGTTCGACGAGGCTCAGCGCCTGCTGAAGCAGCGTCGCGCCGGAACGGCAAGTAAATGA
- a CDS encoding PRC-barrel domain-containing protein, whose translation MKIRSRNMMPWLAAAACLTLVLGAKAVGEADSAKASPSQKECSDSQASDQQTRSGDMSAQSSHPVRAEGAPTQCNKASGILGMDVRNQKDERLGHIKDLVIDWKNEQVSYAVINTASKGLLGMGGKLLAVPLTALTASSDHSHLILNADKERVEAATGFDANNWPSVHNPSWGAEPFWQAQTGKSALPSQPAKALDIKASPGTKSEPDSEMDRGEEPD comes from the coding sequence ATGAAGATACGAAGCAGAAACATGATGCCATGGCTGGCTGCCGCAGCCTGCCTGACTTTGGTCCTTGGCGCCAAAGCGGTGGGCGAGGCAGATAGTGCCAAGGCTTCACCCTCTCAGAAGGAGTGTTCCGATTCCCAAGCCAGCGATCAGCAGACGCGGTCTGGGGATATGTCGGCCCAGAGTTCTCACCCAGTCCGCGCCGAGGGCGCGCCAACCCAGTGCAACAAGGCCAGCGGCATTCTCGGCATGGATGTGCGCAACCAGAAGGATGAGCGCCTTGGGCACATCAAAGACCTGGTGATTGACTGGAAGAATGAACAAGTCTCCTACGCGGTCATCAACACCGCGTCCAAGGGACTGCTGGGCATGGGTGGGAAATTGCTGGCGGTGCCATTGACCGCACTGACGGCCAGTTCCGACCACAGTCATCTGATCCTCAATGCCGACAAGGAGAGGGTCGAGGCGGCAACTGGCTTCGACGCGAACAACTGGCCCAGTGTGCACAATCCAAGCTGGGGCGCTGAACCGTTCTGGCAAGCCCAAACCGGGAAGTCCGCCCTCCCCAGCCAACCCGCTAAGGCATTGGACATAAAGGCAAGCCCGGGCACGAAGTCGGAGCCCGATTCTGAAATGGATCGGGGCGAAGAACCCGATTAA
- the ptsP gene encoding phosphoenolpyruvate--protein phosphotransferase, with protein sequence MPAPLTKGEKTFQGIPVSTGVCRGKIVLLRGTRPHVAQVWVAEEDVPEEINRLEKALAQTRQQILDIQRKVSAAMGAEEGSIFEAHLLVLEDRTVLDEVVRLIREQKVNAEHAFYSVAERYAATLSAIEDEYLRERASDMRDVTTRVLNNLLGLEEEADLRHFKEPCIVIGHDLTPSNTAQMDKRNVLGFATDVGSKTSHTAIMARSLRIPAIVGLKDVSEQLTTGQYALLDGHNGILIVNPTDQTLFEYGQLILKQATWQQRLRDLLSEPAVTLDGHRILLNANIEQAADAEQVKANGAEGVGLFRTEYLFLNRDRLPGEEQQYEAYRAAAAALKPLPVVIRTLDLGGDKFLAHMQMPTELNPFLGWRAIRISLQERDIFRAQLRAILRASAEGNLRVMYPMISSLDELKQANALLEEYKAELRQEKVPFDENLQVGAMIETPSAAIVADSLAKRVSFFSIGTNDLIQYSLAVDRMNERIAHLYEPTHPAIVRLIKTTADAAHRHKVRVSVCGEMAGDPVLVPLLLGLGVDELSAAPSLVPPIKFLIRRLKLSEARDLAAFALVCESAEEILARCQDLARQIAPSLFESQ encoded by the coding sequence ATGCCAGCGCCCCTTACCAAGGGAGAGAAGACCTTCCAGGGCATTCCGGTTTCCACCGGTGTATGCCGCGGGAAGATCGTTCTGCTGCGCGGCACGCGGCCGCACGTCGCGCAAGTGTGGGTGGCGGAGGAAGATGTTCCCGAGGAAATCAATCGCCTGGAGAAGGCCCTGGCTCAGACCCGGCAGCAGATCCTGGACATCCAGCGCAAGGTGAGCGCAGCCATGGGCGCCGAGGAGGGCAGCATTTTTGAGGCGCATCTGCTCGTGCTGGAGGATCGCACAGTCCTCGACGAAGTGGTCCGCCTCATCCGGGAGCAGAAGGTCAACGCCGAACATGCCTTCTACTCCGTCGCCGAACGCTACGCCGCCACCCTCTCCGCCATTGAAGACGAATACCTGCGGGAACGCGCCAGCGACATGCGGGACGTCACCACCCGCGTTCTGAACAACCTGCTGGGCCTGGAGGAGGAAGCCGACCTGCGCCATTTCAAGGAGCCGTGCATTGTCATCGGCCACGACCTGACGCCTTCGAACACCGCGCAGATGGACAAGCGCAATGTGCTCGGCTTTGCCACCGATGTGGGCAGCAAAACCTCCCATACCGCCATCATGGCGCGCTCGCTCCGCATCCCGGCCATCGTCGGGCTGAAGGATGTCAGCGAGCAACTGACCACAGGCCAGTATGCCCTGCTGGATGGCCACAATGGCATCCTCATCGTCAATCCCACGGACCAGACTCTGTTCGAGTACGGCCAGCTCATCCTGAAGCAGGCCACCTGGCAGCAACGGCTGCGCGACCTCCTCTCCGAACCCGCCGTCACCCTGGATGGCCATCGCATCCTGCTCAACGCCAACATCGAGCAAGCTGCCGACGCCGAGCAGGTCAAGGCCAATGGCGCCGAAGGCGTCGGCCTGTTCCGCACCGAGTATCTCTTCCTCAACCGCGACCGCCTGCCGGGCGAAGAACAGCAATACGAAGCTTATCGCGCCGCCGCCGCCGCCCTCAAGCCGCTGCCGGTGGTGATCCGCACTCTGGACCTGGGCGGGGATAAGTTCCTGGCCCACATGCAAATGCCCACCGAGCTGAATCCGTTCCTGGGCTGGCGCGCCATCCGCATCTCTTTGCAGGAGCGCGACATCTTCCGCGCCCAGCTCCGCGCTATTCTCCGCGCCAGCGCCGAAGGCAACCTGCGGGTGATGTACCCCATGATTTCCAGCCTCGACGAACTAAAACAGGCCAATGCCCTGCTCGAGGAATACAAAGCTGAGCTGCGCCAGGAGAAGGTTCCCTTCGACGAGAACCTCCAGGTCGGCGCCATGATCGAAACTCCCTCGGCCGCCATCGTTGCTGACTCCCTCGCCAAGCGCGTCAGCTTCTTCAGCATCGGCACCAACGATCTGATCCAGTACTCGCTGGCCGTGGACCGCATGAATGAGCGGATCGCTCACCTTTACGAGCCGACTCATCCCGCCATCGTGCGGCTCATCAAGACCACCGCGGACGCCGCCCATCGCCACAAGGTGCGTGTCAGCGTCTGCGGCGAGATGGCCGGCGATCCGGTGCTGGTGCCTCTGTTGCTCGGCCTGGGAGTGGATGAACTGAGCGCCGCGCCCTCGCTGGTGCCGCCGATTAAGTTCCTTATCCGCCGCCTGAAGCTGAGCGAAGCGCGCGACCTGGCCGCTTTCGCTCTCGTTTGCGAGTCCGCGGAGGAAATCCTGGCGCGTTGCCAGGATCTGGCCCGCCAGATTGCCCCAAGCCTTTTCGAGAGCCAATGA
- a CDS encoding AI-2E family transporter, with product MNKLRSKLEQNLGWAVLLALAVGCLVVLRPFASALLWAVVLCFSTWPLHHRLLQLLGNRRTLAASLMTLGMVLVLLVPFVIVGTTLASNLKELTAATRSWVGSGPPAPPEWLAKVPVVGERATEYWQSLAQDTAKLWSEAQRFIEPVTARVLKTGLALGRGLLAGLLELALSIFIAFFLFRDGVSVGQRLTASVQRIGGERGQHLLGVAGKTVRGVVYGILGTSLAQATVAGIGYLIAGLPGAALLALLTFFVSVVPVVGTALVWGPAALWLFNQGSTGWAIFMVIWGLVVANLDNFVKPWLISQGSSMPFVLIFFGVLGGAIAFGLIGVFLGPTLLAVSYRLVEEWSAKPLAAAGESGETGNKQPPAGGS from the coding sequence ATGAACAAACTGCGCTCGAAGTTGGAACAGAACCTTGGTTGGGCTGTCCTCCTGGCCTTGGCTGTCGGCTGCCTGGTCGTGCTGCGCCCATTTGCTTCGGCCTTGCTCTGGGCGGTGGTGCTCTGTTTTTCAACCTGGCCGCTTCACCACCGGTTGCTCCAGTTGCTCGGCAATCGGCGGACGCTGGCCGCCTCCCTGATGACCCTGGGCATGGTGCTGGTGCTCCTGGTGCCCTTTGTGATCGTAGGCACGACGCTCGCCAGTAATCTCAAGGAACTTACCGCGGCAACGCGCAGTTGGGTTGGCAGCGGGCCGCCCGCCCCGCCTGAGTGGCTGGCCAAGGTGCCTGTTGTTGGAGAACGGGCCACCGAGTATTGGCAGAGCCTGGCACAAGACACGGCTAAGCTCTGGTCGGAGGCGCAGCGCTTCATCGAGCCGGTGACTGCCCGTGTGCTCAAGACCGGGCTGGCGCTGGGAAGGGGTCTGCTGGCGGGTCTGCTCGAACTGGCCTTGAGCATCTTCATCGCTTTCTTCCTGTTCCGCGACGGAGTATCGGTCGGGCAGCGCTTGACCGCCTCGGTTCAACGCATCGGGGGCGAGCGGGGCCAACATTTGCTCGGCGTGGCGGGCAAGACGGTCCGCGGCGTGGTCTATGGCATTCTCGGGACCTCCCTGGCGCAAGCCACTGTGGCGGGGATCGGGTACCTCATTGCCGGCCTGCCCGGCGCCGCCTTGCTGGCGCTGCTGACCTTCTTCGTCTCCGTCGTGCCCGTCGTAGGCACCGCGCTTGTCTGGGGGCCGGCGGCTCTCTGGCTCTTTAACCAGGGCTCCACCGGCTGGGCCATCTTCATGGTAATCTGGGGTCTGGTCGTCGCCAACCTCGACAACTTCGTCAAGCCCTGGCTCATCAGCCAGGGGAGCAGCATGCCGTTCGTTTTGATCTTTTTCGGCGTCCTGGGCGGAGCGATTGCCTTCGGGCTCATCGGGGTCTTCCTTGGACCCACCCTGCTGGCGGTCAGCTACCGCCTGGTGGAGGAGTGGTCTGCCAAACCGCTCGCCGCGGCGGGAGAGAGCGGCGAAACCGGCAACAAGCAGCCCCCCGCCGGAGGGAGCTGA
- a CDS encoding TRAP transporter TatT component family protein, with the protein MSARAITKLLCLTTLALVVLGSGCSIKRMAVNKVGDALTGGGATFASDDDPELVKAAVPFSLKLMESLLNENPRHEGLLLAACSGFTEYAYAFVQQDADEAEDEDFTAAEEMRARARRLYLRARNYGLRGLEVRHKGFEQALRADARKAAGAATKGDVALLYWTSLSWAAAVSLSKDNPDLIADLPLVEAMMDRALALDEAFDHGAIHGYFITYEMSRTGGTGDPAARSRQHFERALTLSGGQQASPMVSFAEAVCVQQQDLKQFESLLRQALAINPDARPEWRLANLVMQRRAKWLLSRTDQLFLNASPAGEQQSGPQEK; encoded by the coding sequence ATGTCCGCACGCGCGATTACCAAGCTCTTGTGCCTGACGACGCTGGCCCTTGTGGTGCTGGGCAGTGGCTGCTCGATCAAGCGAATGGCGGTCAACAAGGTGGGCGACGCCCTCACGGGCGGGGGCGCCACGTTCGCCTCCGACGACGACCCCGAGTTGGTGAAGGCCGCAGTTCCTTTCAGTCTCAAGCTGATGGAAAGCCTGCTGAACGAGAATCCGCGTCACGAGGGGTTGCTGCTGGCCGCCTGCAGCGGGTTCACCGAATATGCCTACGCCTTTGTGCAGCAGGACGCCGATGAGGCTGAGGACGAGGATTTCACCGCTGCCGAAGAAATGCGCGCGCGCGCCCGGCGCCTGTATCTGCGCGCCCGTAACTATGGTCTGCGCGGCCTGGAAGTCCGGCACAAGGGCTTCGAGCAGGCCCTTCGGGCCGACGCCAGGAAGGCAGCGGGCGCGGCGACGAAGGGAGACGTGGCCTTGCTGTACTGGACCAGCCTGTCCTGGGCGGCGGCCGTCTCCCTTTCGAAGGACAATCCTGATCTGATCGCCGACCTGCCGCTGGTGGAGGCGATGATGGATCGGGCGCTGGCGTTGGACGAGGCGTTCGACCATGGCGCCATCCATGGCTACTTCATCACCTACGAGATGAGCCGTACCGGAGGGACGGGGGATCCCGCCGCCCGCTCGCGACAGCATTTCGAACGGGCGCTGACGCTCAGCGGCGGCCAGCAGGCAAGCCCCATGGTCTCCTTCGCCGAGGCGGTCTGCGTGCAGCAACAGGACCTGAAACAGTTTGAGTCCCTGCTGCGTCAGGCGCTGGCCATCAACCCGGACGCCAGGCCCGAGTGGCGCCTGGCTAACCTCGTGATGCAGCGCCGCGCCAAATGGCTGCTGTCCCGCACCGACCAGCTCTTCCTCAACGCCAGTCCTGCAGGGGAGCAGCAATCCGGCCCCCAGGAGAAGTAA
- a CDS encoding carbohydrate kinase family protein: MKKNSAKVRSGLLAAGNWIIDQVKMIDVYPQPEQLANIRSQSEGTGGAPYNVLIDLAKSGPPFPLSAAGLVGQDALGQHILDDCRRHKIDVQHLRTTPKAPTSYTDVMTEVGHGRRTFFHARGANALWRGDDLDFKKINVRIFHLGYLLLLDALDQPDPRFGTKAARLLARAQAAGVKTSVDVVSEDSDRFARIVNPALKHVDYCILNEIEAGKTTGFKIRPPGGPLDTVALRHAAGALLQQGVRELVVVHFPEGAFARTRKGEDFWQPSLKLPPKYIAGTAGAGDAFCAGVLYGLHEGWELQRCLLTGVCIAAASLADATCTAGVKSLNSSLALARKLGFGEPLNGTD, translated from the coding sequence ATGAAGAAGAACAGCGCAAAGGTCCGTTCCGGCCTGCTCGCCGCGGGCAACTGGATCATAGATCAGGTCAAGATGATTGATGTGTATCCGCAGCCGGAGCAGCTCGCGAATATCCGCAGCCAATCCGAGGGCACTGGAGGCGCTCCCTACAATGTCCTGATTGATCTCGCCAAGTCCGGCCCTCCTTTCCCGCTCTCCGCGGCGGGCCTCGTCGGCCAGGATGCCCTGGGCCAACACATCCTGGATGACTGCCGCCGCCACAAGATTGATGTGCAACACCTGCGAACCACCCCCAAAGCGCCCACATCCTACACCGATGTGATGACCGAAGTGGGCCACGGACGGCGGACGTTCTTCCATGCGCGCGGGGCAAACGCGCTCTGGCGCGGCGACGACCTGGATTTCAAGAAAATCAACGTCCGCATCTTTCACCTGGGGTATCTGTTGCTGCTCGACGCGCTGGACCAGCCGGACCCGCGGTTCGGCACCAAGGCCGCGCGCCTGCTGGCCCGCGCACAGGCGGCCGGAGTCAAGACCAGCGTGGACGTGGTCAGCGAAGACAGCGACCGGTTCGCTCGCATCGTCAACCCGGCGCTGAAGCACGTGGATTATTGCATCCTCAATGAGATCGAGGCGGGCAAGACGACCGGATTCAAGATCCGGCCGCCGGGCGGCCCGTTGGACACGGTAGCATTGCGACATGCGGCCGGGGCGCTGCTCCAGCAGGGGGTCCGCGAACTGGTGGTGGTCCATTTCCCGGAAGGGGCATTTGCCCGCACGCGCAAGGGGGAGGACTTCTGGCAGCCGTCGCTCAAACTGCCCCCGAAGTACATCGCCGGCACGGCCGGGGCGGGCGATGCCTTCTGCGCTGGCGTGTTATACGGGCTGCATGAAGGATGGGAACTGCAGCGGTGCCTGCTGACGGGGGTGTGCATTGCCGCAGCCTCGCTGGCGGATGCCACGTGCACCGCGGGCGTCAAATCGCTCAACTCCTCGCTGGCCCTCGCCCGCAAGCTCGGCTTCGGCGAGCCCTTGAACGGGACCGACTAG
- a CDS encoding sialidase family protein, with the protein MKIFSCLVAGVILGVVAGLAQTPPRGYSIPIIDLSKETQRQVIVDREAGQYLGHPTTVLLEDGKTMLIVYPKAHGRGAIVYKRSMDGGLTWSERLPVPKSWVTSMEVPTIYRTVDAAGKKRLIMFSGLYPIRMAVSEDDGGNWSELNPIGNFGGVVAMASCVPLKTGPGHYMALFHDDGRFLIGGNEVKHQAKSPHSEYSSPAAKPWCFFVYQTRSTDGGLTWSVPIPIAMLPDVKLCEPGAVRSPDGKEIAVLLRENLRKKNSYVIFTRDEGLTWTQPRELPGALTGDRHTAKYAPDGRLFISFRDTTLESPTRNDWVAWVGNYEDIVRGTEGQYRVRLMHNTKGADCAYPGVEVLPDGTIVTTTYGHWTKGELPYIVSVRLKLEELDAKARQ; encoded by the coding sequence ATGAAGATATTCTCCTGCCTGGTTGCCGGTGTGATCCTGGGAGTGGTTGCCGGTCTGGCACAGACGCCGCCGCGCGGATATTCCATACCCATCATTGATCTGTCGAAGGAGACGCAGCGGCAGGTGATCGTGGACCGGGAGGCGGGGCAGTATTTGGGGCACCCGACCACGGTGCTGCTGGAGGATGGAAAGACGATGCTGATTGTGTATCCCAAGGCGCACGGGCGCGGGGCGATTGTGTATAAGCGCAGCATGGACGGGGGCCTGACCTGGAGCGAGCGGTTGCCGGTGCCGAAGAGCTGGGTAACTTCGATGGAGGTGCCGACCATTTACCGGACGGTGGATGCCGCCGGCAAGAAGCGGCTGATCATGTTCTCGGGGCTCTACCCGATCCGGATGGCGGTGAGCGAGGATGACGGCGGGAACTGGAGTGAATTGAATCCAATCGGCAACTTTGGAGGCGTGGTGGCTATGGCTTCGTGCGTGCCATTGAAGACCGGGCCGGGCCACTACATGGCCCTGTTCCATGACGACGGGCGATTCCTGATAGGCGGCAACGAAGTGAAGCACCAAGCGAAGAGCCCCCACAGCGAATATAGCTCGCCCGCCGCCAAACCGTGGTGCTTCTTTGTGTACCAAACCCGCAGCACGGACGGCGGACTGACTTGGAGCGTGCCAATCCCCATCGCCATGCTGCCGGACGTGAAATTGTGCGAGCCGGGCGCGGTGCGGTCGCCGGACGGCAAGGAGATTGCCGTGCTGCTGCGCGAGAACCTGCGGAAGAAGAACAGCTATGTCATCTTCACCCGGGACGAGGGTCTGACGTGGACCCAGCCGCGCGAGCTGCCCGGGGCGCTGACCGGCGACCGGCACACCGCCAAGTACGCGCCCGACGGCCGGCTGTTCATCTCATTCCGCGACACCACGCTGGAGTCGCCGACCAGAAACGATTGGGTGGCGTGGGTGGGCAATTACGAGGACATCGTTAGGGGGACGGAGGGCCAGTATCGCGTGCGGCTGATGCACAACACCAAGGGGGCGGATTGCGCGTACCCCGGCGTGGAGGTGCTGCCGGACGGGACGATCGTGACGACGACCTACGGCCACTGGACAAAGGGCGAGCTGCCCTACATCGTCAGCGTGCGGCTGAAGCTGGAGGAGTTGGACGCCAAGGCGAGGCAGTAG
- a CDS encoding TRAP transporter large permease subunit, whose translation MSTIALPGSELPGAPDPAQRTGLRRVACLSENLLLVIALAVMLLLPVVEILLRHLFNTGVSGSSAIVQHLTLIVGMLGGAVAARERRLLALSPVQTLLSGRARAAAQIFSSGFAAAICGFLCVASIQYVLAVKPLGKILVYGVPVWVVQLILPLGFGLVTLRLIWHATGTWLGRGLALSLAAALAAVAIWSPISPAQVEVPALIALGIATLLGAPVFTALGGAALILFWGNELPIQAVPLKHYSLTTNDLLPSIPIFTLAGYFLAESGASKRLVRVFQALVGQFRGGPAIVTALVCAFFTSFTGASGVTILALGGVLMPVLMAARYSERNALGLLTGAGSLGMLFPPCLPLILYAIVANTSAHANLSLKEIFLGGIGPGVLLVIITAWWGIRKGSREPMDRPTFRWSEARGALWDAKWELLIPVIAIVSLFTVPTIVEAAAVTATSALIIATVIHRELRPFRDLPRVITECGLLVGGVLLILGVALGFTHYLVDAQLPDKLVEWATTAVKSKWLFLLGLNIILLFVGGLVEIYAAIIVVVPLLVPLGVAFGIDPIHLGIIFLANMELGFLCPPVGLNLLLSSYRFNKPMPEVIRATFPMLLVLLIGVLLITYFPPLTTFLPGLFR comes from the coding sequence GTGAGCACCATCGCCCTCCCTGGTTCGGAACTGCCTGGCGCGCCCGATCCGGCGCAGCGCACGGGCCTGCGGCGTGTTGCTTGCCTGAGTGAGAACCTGCTCCTCGTGATCGCGCTGGCGGTCATGCTCTTGCTGCCGGTCGTCGAGATCCTCCTGCGCCACTTGTTCAACACTGGCGTCTCGGGTTCCAGCGCAATCGTCCAGCACCTGACGCTGATTGTCGGGATGCTCGGCGGCGCGGTCGCGGCGCGGGAACGGCGCCTGTTGGCGCTCTCGCCTGTGCAGACCTTGCTCAGCGGCCGGGCGCGCGCGGCGGCGCAGATCTTCAGCAGTGGCTTTGCCGCGGCGATTTGCGGCTTCCTGTGCGTCGCCAGCATTCAGTATGTGCTGGCGGTGAAGCCGCTGGGCAAAATTCTCGTGTATGGCGTCCCGGTCTGGGTCGTTCAGCTGATCCTGCCGCTGGGCTTCGGCCTGGTTACGCTGCGCTTGATTTGGCACGCGACGGGGACCTGGCTCGGACGCGGCCTTGCCTTGTCGCTGGCGGCGGCGCTGGCAGCCGTGGCGATCTGGTCGCCGATCTCACCGGCCCAGGTGGAAGTTCCCGCCCTGATCGCGCTCGGGATAGCGACGTTGCTGGGCGCGCCCGTGTTCACTGCCCTGGGCGGCGCGGCGTTGATCCTGTTCTGGGGCAACGAGCTGCCCATCCAAGCCGTCCCGCTCAAGCATTACAGCCTCACCACCAACGACCTGCTGCCCAGCATCCCCATCTTCACGCTGGCGGGCTATTTCCTCGCCGAAAGTGGCGCTTCTAAACGGCTCGTGCGCGTGTTCCAGGCGCTGGTCGGGCAGTTTCGCGGGGGCCCGGCCATCGTCACTGCGCTGGTCTGCGCGTTCTTCACCTCATTCACCGGCGCGTCCGGCGTGACGATTCTCGCGCTGGGCGGCGTGCTGATGCCGGTGCTGATGGCCGCGCGCTACTCCGAGCGCAACGCCTTGGGCTTGCTTACGGGCGCCGGGTCGCTGGGCATGCTCTTCCCGCCCTGCCTGCCGCTGATTCTCTATGCCATCGTCGCCAACACCAGCGCTCACGCCAACCTGAGCCTCAAGGAGATATTCCTCGGCGGCATCGGCCCCGGCGTCCTGCTCGTCATCATCACCGCCTGGTGGGGCATCCGGAAGGGATCCAGGGAACCCATGGACCGGCCGACCTTCCGCTGGTCCGAAGCCCGCGGCGCGCTCTGGGACGCCAAGTGGGAGCTGCTCATACCCGTCATTGCGATTGTCTCGCTGTTCACTGTGCCGACGATCGTGGAAGCGGCCGCGGTGACGGCCACCAGCGCGCTCATCATCGCGACCGTCATTCATCGTGAGCTGCGCCCATTCCGGGACCTGCCGCGCGTCATCACCGAGTGCGGCCTGTTGGTCGGCGGCGTGTTGTTGATCCTGGGCGTCGCGCTCGGCTTCACCCACTACCTCGTGGACGCGCAGCTCCCGGACAAGCTGGTCGAGTGGGCCACCACGGCGGTTAAATCCAAGTGGCTGTTCCTGCTCGGTCTGAACATCATCCTGCTCTTTGTGGGAGGGCTGGTGGAGATTTACGCGGCCATCATTGTCGTGGTGCCCCTGCTGGTGCCGCTGGGCGTGGCATTCGGCATAGATCCCATCCACCTGGGCATCATCTTCCTGGCCAATATGGAGTTGGGCTTTCTTTGCCCGCCGGTTGGTCTGAACTTGTTGCTCTCCTCGTACCGTTTCAACAAGCCCATGCCCGAGGTCATCCGCGCCACCTTCCCCATGCTTCTGGTCCTGCTCATCGGCGTCCTGCTCATCACCTACTTCCCTCCCCTCACCACCTTCCTGCCAGGGTTGTTCAGGTAA